Proteins encoded together in one Drosophila albomicans strain 15112-1751.03 chromosome 2R, ASM965048v2, whole genome shotgun sequence window:
- the LOC117573389 gene encoding ABC transporter G family member 23 isoform X1: MAPKKESTLSQQQQQQQQQQQQNGQSNGQAQPAMDLERIKRHFSWSDSSAIISTDSVMTTATNNDGGTQPNSVAVWGAPAAGPRNTQAAVSVRHAFKAYGKKKNANQVLNNLNMTVPKGTIYGLLGASGCGKTTLLSCIVGRRRMDSGEIFVLGGKPGTRGSGVPGKRVGYMPQEIALYGEFSIQETMMYFGWIFGMETKEILERLQFLLNFLDLPSEKRLVKNLSGGQQRRVSFAVALMHDPELLILDEPTVGVDPLLRQSIWNHLVHITKAGQKTVIITTHYIEEARQAHTIGLMRSGHLLAEESPSVLLSMYKCISLEEVFLKLSRIQSQKGDVTHVNFSNNISLHAMAFGSKMDKPSSSQEGGVVGLNFHQSKEMLVNDSNGSIYTLNQEPYSPPPSKRQQNNPNDEESCQDCFADLCKVTSKGKIRALLTKNMLRMWRNVGVMLFIFALPVMQVILFCLAIGRDPQGLNLAIVNNEMNNTDTCYWEDGCHFANLGCRYLNHLNTSVVKTYYTDIEDAKDAVRRGDAWGAVYITENFTDAFTARAALGRDSDDETIEQSEVKVWLDMSNQQIGVMLNRDIQLAYRDFAMGLLGQCGNNPKLGDVPIQFREPIYGTMNPSFTDFVAPGVILTIVFFLAVALTSSALIIERTEGLLDRSWVAGVSPGEILFSHVITQFVVMCGQTALVLIFMLVVFGVTNNGELFWVIVLTLLQGMCGMCFGFLISSVCELERNAIQLALGSFYPTLLLSGVIWPIEGMPVVLRYISLCLPLTLATSSLRSILTRGWAIFESDVYIGYLSTLSWILGFLVLTLLVLRAKRG, encoded by the exons CATCTCCACAGACTCCGTTATGACGACGGCCACAAACAACGATGGCGGCACACAGCCCAATTCGGTGGCTGTTTGGGGCGCACCCGCTGCGGGGCCGCGCAACACACAGGCCGCAGTCTCTGTGCGGCACGCCTTTAAGGCCTAtggcaagaagaagaacgCCAACCAAGTGctcaacaatttgaatatgacAGTGCCCAAGGGCACAAT TTATGGCCTGCTGGGTGCTTCCGGCTGTGGCAAGACTACGCTGCTCTCCTGCATTGTGGGTCGTCGTCGCATGGACTCCGGCGAGATCTTTGTGCTCGGCGGCAAGCCAGGCACTCGAGGATCGGGTGTGCCCGGCAAGCGAGTGGGTTACATGCCCCAGGAGATTGCGCTGTATGGCGAGTTCTCCATTCAGGAGACCATGATGTATTTCGGCTGGATCTTTGGCATGGAGACCAAAGAGATTCTAGAGCGTTTGCAGTTTCTGCTCAACTTTCTCGATCTGCCATCGGAGAAGCGTCTGGTGAAGAATCTCAGCGGTGGTCAACAGCGTCGTGTTAGCTTCGCTGTGGCTCTAATGCATGATCCCGAGCTGTTGATTCTCGATGAGCCAACGGTGGGCGTGGATCCTTTGCTGCGTCAGAGCATCTGGAATCATTTGGTGCACATCACCAAGGCCGGACAGAAGACGGTGATCATTACCACACATTACATCGAGGAAGCCCGTCAAGCACACACT ATTGGTCTGATGCGCTCGGGACATTTGCTGGCCGAGGAATCGCCCAGCGTGCTGCTCTCGATGTACAAGTGCATCAGCCTCGAGGAGGTCTTCTTGAAGCTATCGCGCATCCAAAGCCAAAAGGGCGATGTTACCCACGTCAACTTCAG taacaacatcTCGTTGCATGCCATGGCCTTTGGCAGCAAAATGGATAAGCCAAGCTCCAGTCAGGAGGGCGGCGTCGTCGGTCTCAACTTCCACCAGAGCAAGGAGATGCTTGTCAACGACAGCAATGGCTCCATTTACACA TTGAATCAGGAACCTTATAGTCCGCCACCATCGAAGCGACAACAGAATAATCCCAATGATGAGGAGAGCTGCCAGGATTGCTTTGCCGATCTCTGTAAGGTGACATCGAAGGGCAAAATCCGCGCTCTGCTCACCAAGAATATGCTGCGCATGTGGCGTAATGTGGGCGTGATGCTCTTCATCTTCGCGCTGCCCGTGATGCAGGTCATACTCTTCTGTTTGGCCATTGGCCGTGATCCACAAGGCTTGAATTTGGCTATTGTcaacaatgaaatgaacaaTACG GACACTTGCTACTGGGAGGATGGTTGTCACTTTGCCAACTTGGGTTGTCGTTATCTGAATCATCTGAATACGAGCGTGGTTAAAACATATTATACGGACATAGAGGATGCCAAGGATGCAGTACGTCGAGGCGATGCTTGGGGTGCTGTCTACATCACGGAGAACTTCACGGATGCCTTCACAGCTCGTGCTGCCTTAGGACGCGATTCGGATGATGAGACCATTGAACAATCGGAGGTTAAAGTGTGGCTGGATATGTCCAATCAACAGATTGGCGTCATGCTCAATCGCGACATTCAGCTGGCTTATCGTGACTTTGCCATGGGTCTGTTGGGACAGTGTGGCAACAATCCCAAGCTCGGCGATGTGCCAATTCAATTCCGTGAGCCCATCTATGGCACCATGAATCCATCCTTTACCGACTTTGTGGCACCTGGCGTCATATTGAC CATTGTGTTCTTCTTGGCTGTTGCATTGACGTCATCGGCGCTGATTATCGAACGCACTGAG GGCTTGCTGGATCGTTCTTGGGTTGCTGGTGTCTCACCTGGTGAGATTCTCTTCTCCCATGTCATCACACAGTTTGTGGTCATGTGCGGTCAGACGGCGTTGGTGCTCATCTTCATGCTGGTTGTCTTTGGTGTGACCAACAACGGCGAATTGTTCTGGGTGATTGTATTGACCCTGCTGCAGGGCATGTGCGGCATGTGCTTTGGTTTCCTCATCTCCTCCGTCTGCGAACTGGAACGTAATGCTATTCAGCTGGCGCTGGGCTCCTTCTATCCAACGCTCCTGCTCTCGGGCGTCATTTGGCCCATTGAGGGCATGCCTGTGGTGCTCAG ATACATCTCGCTTTGCCTGCCTTTGACGCTGGCCACATCATCGCTGCGCTCGATTCTGACGCGTGGTTGGGCGATATTCGAGTCCGATGTGTATATTGGTTACCTGAGCACGCTATCCTGGATCCTGGGCTTCCTGGTGCTGACGCTGCTCGTGCTGCGCGCCAAGCGCGGCTAG